In Bacteroidota bacterium, one genomic interval encodes:
- a CDS encoding proprotein convertase P-domain-containing protein, with the protein MKKRLRILCILLLAVTATLHAQTFSSTATAPIQDNQYHFTTINVSGLPNTLDSTFGLCTVCFDVAHSYIGDLDVYVISPAGDSIRLINNQGGGGNNYSGTCLNMAATTSVLLGQAPFTGTFIPEVSLNYYNQGQNPNGTWRFGIRDEAPNDTGMIVQASLTFCNNPPPDPPQMPGPCDYYNGGNCFCPDGFSTNCDLLPDMTASYDYIIQDHQEQPGIIRVGNATPNIGWGPMEIRASNFCWCDTVPVNCTTSVCPNGGQPTQQLYQRIYHKNNGVITYYDTLTQGRMSNHPSHGHVHVNNWSEFTLRTFDPNEPDARNWPIVARGSKISFCLINLGDCTSNNGWCRDTLNNVLTMDSIPNAPFGRVSGCGTEQGIYTGMLDIYSSGLPDMHIDLTGVCNGSYYVVSETDPDNNFLETNDENNWVAVPITLNLQSNPISTGFNMSQSGTAVVVNNNNTDLLGFEWDFGDGNTDTLNNPATHVYAQPGTYTITLTQINGCGSYTSTQVVTITGIGETEGFNEQLLQVAPNPTPGIVQLSGILPDGEMMHVELFDVLGQRVLNVQQRMPAGKYTLPLDLDAAGLANGSYLVRVSAGNYSAVKRVVLSR; encoded by the coding sequence ATGAAAAAACGCCTCCGCATTCTTTGTATTCTCCTGCTTGCAGTTACCGCAACGCTGCATGCACAAACGTTCAGCAGCACAGCTACTGCACCTATTCAGGATAATCAGTACCACTTCACCACCATTAACGTAAGCGGCCTCCCCAATACGCTCGACAGTACGTTTGGCTTATGCACGGTTTGTTTTGATGTAGCACACAGCTACATTGGCGATCTTGATGTGTATGTGATTTCTCCTGCCGGCGACTCAATCAGGCTCATCAATAACCAGGGCGGCGGCGGCAACAATTACAGCGGCACCTGCCTGAACATGGCGGCCACTACATCGGTACTGCTTGGACAGGCCCCGTTTACCGGCACATTCATTCCGGAAGTGAGCCTGAACTATTACAATCAGGGGCAAAACCCCAACGGCACATGGCGTTTTGGCATACGTGATGAGGCTCCGAATGATACGGGAATGATTGTGCAGGCCTCACTCACCTTCTGCAATAACCCGCCGCCCGATCCGCCGCAAATGCCCGGCCCGTGCGACTACTACAACGGCGGTAACTGCTTTTGTCCCGACGGCTTTTCAACTAACTGCGACCTGTTGCCCGACATGACGGCTTCTTACGATTACATTATTCAGGATCATCAGGAGCAGCCGGGCATTATACGCGTGGGCAACGCCACACCCAATATTGGCTGGGGGCCCATGGAAATACGCGCTTCAAACTTCTGCTGGTGCGATACCGTGCCGGTAAACTGCACCACCAGCGTATGCCCCAACGGCGGACAACCTACACAGCAACTTTACCAGCGCATCTATCACAAAAACAATGGCGTAATTACTTACTACGACACCCTCACACAGGGACGCATGAGCAATCACCCTTCGCACGGGCACGTACATGTGAACAACTGGTCGGAGTTTACGCTACGCACATTTGACCCCAACGAACCCGATGCACGCAACTGGCCCATTGTGGCGCGCGGATCAAAAATCAGCTTCTGCCTCATCAACCTTGGCGATTGCACAAGCAACAACGGCTGGTGCCGCGACACACTCAACAATGTACTAACCATGGATAGTATTCCCAATGCCCCGTTTGGCCGCGTAAGCGGCTGCGGCACCGAACAGGGAATTTACACCGGCATGCTCGACATTTACAGTTCCGGCCTGCCCGATATGCATATTGATTTAACCGGCGTGTGCAACGGCAGCTACTACGTCGTATCAGAAACTGATCCCGACAACAACTTCCTCGAAACAAACGACGAAAACAACTGGGTTGCCGTGCCCATTACCCTCAACCTGCAGTCAAACCCCATCAGTACCGGTTTCAATATGAGCCAGAGCGGCACTGCGGTAGTAGTAAACAACAACAACACCGACCTGCTGGGCTTTGAATGGGATTTCGGCGACGGCAATACCGACACGCTTAACAATCCGGCCACACACGTGTATGCGCAGCCGGGCACATACACCATTACGCTTACGCAAATAAACGGCTGTGGCAGCTACACCTCCACGCAGGTTGTGACCATTACCGGCATTGGCGAAACGGAAGGCTTCAACGAACAGTTGCTGCAGGTGGCGCCCAATCCCACACCGGGCATTGTGCAGCTCAGCGGCATACTACCGGATGGAGAAATGATGCACGTGGAGTTGTTTGATGTACTTGGCCAGCGTGTGCTGAATGTGCAGCAACGTATGCCCGCCGGAAAATACACCCTGCCGCTTGATCTGGATGCAGCGGGGCTTGCAAACGGAAGCTACCTTGTGCGTGTATCGGCCGGCAATTACTCGGCTGTGAAGCGGGTGGTGCTGAGCCGGTAG
- a CDS encoding amidohydrolase has protein sequence MAHYFTIDIHTHILPEHIPNWKEKFGYGGFIQLDHYKPCCARMLRDDGKFFRDIDDNCWSAETRMRESDEQLVDVQVLSTVPVMFSYWAKPEDCLELSKFLNDHIAEIVTRYPKRFVGLGTVPMQHTEYAIQELRRCKEIGLRGIQIGTNVNQLNLNEPQFFEIFAACQELEMAVFIHPWEMMGEENMQRYWLPWLVGMPAETSRAICSMLFGGVFEKLPHLRVAFAHGGGSFPATIGRVQHGFDCRPDLVAIDNPVPPRNYPGRFWIDSLVHDPKVLELVVDQFGANRVALGSDYPFPLGENRPGELIRSMPWPDEKKNMLLHGAALEWLALDKSFFA, from the coding sequence ATGGCGCATTACTTCACCATCGACATTCACACCCATATTCTTCCCGAACATATTCCCAACTGGAAAGAAAAATTTGGATACGGCGGTTTTATTCAGCTGGATCACTACAAACCCTGCTGCGCACGCATGCTGCGCGACGATGGTAAGTTTTTCCGCGATATTGATGACAATTGCTGGAGCGCCGAAACCCGCATGCGCGAAAGTGATGAACAACTGGTCGATGTACAGGTGCTTTCAACCGTGCCGGTCATGTTCAGCTACTGGGCCAAGCCCGAAGATTGTCTCGAATTATCGAAATTCCTCAACGATCATATTGCCGAAATCGTAACGCGTTATCCTAAACGTTTCGTTGGTCTTGGCACTGTGCCCATGCAGCATACCGAATATGCCATACAGGAATTGCGGCGCTGCAAGGAAATTGGTTTGCGCGGCATTCAGATTGGTACCAATGTAAATCAGCTCAACCTCAACGAGCCGCAGTTTTTCGAGATTTTCGCCGCCTGCCAGGAGCTCGAAATGGCCGTGTTCATTCACCCGTGGGAAATGATGGGCGAGGAAAACATGCAGCGTTACTGGCTGCCGTGGCTGGTAGGCATGCCCGCCGAAACATCACGTGCAATCTGCTCCATGCTCTTTGGCGGTGTATTTGAAAAACTGCCGCATTTGCGGGTGGCCTTTGCCCATGGCGGCGGCTCGTTTCCCGCTACAATCGGTCGTGTACAGCATGGGTTCGACTGCCGGCCTGATCTGGTGGCTATCGACAATCCCGTACCGCCCCGCAACTACCCCGGCCGTTTCTGGATCGACAGCCTTGTGCATGATCCAAAAGTCCTCGAACTGGTGGTCGATCAATTTGGCGCAAACCGCGTAGCCCTGGGCAGCGACTATCCTTTCCCCCTCGGCGAAAACCGCCCCGGCGAACTCATCCGCAGCATGCCCTGGCCCGACGAAAAGAAAAACATGCTGCTGCATGGCGCCGCTCTGGAATGGCTCGCGCTGGATAAAAGCTTTTTCGCGTAG
- a CDS encoding class II glutamine amidotransferase, whose protein sequence is MSDQIKHECGIALIRLLKPYQYYIDKYGTPMYGLNKLYLLMEKQHNRGQDGAGVATIKFDVPPGTRYISRYRSTDPAAIKEIFGKINTKFEHALREHPDKITDAAWLKKNVAFSGELLLGHLRYGTYGGNSVENCHPFLRQNNWITRNLVVAGNFNLTNVDELFHHLVELGQHPKEKADTVTVMEKIGHFLDREVEGLFQEFKRKGHSNEEITGLIAEHLDIQKILKDAGKKWDGGYTMAGMLGHGDAFVLRDPNGIRPAFWYADEEVVVVTSERPQIQTAFNVSIDSINELKPGHALIIKKNGSYAEKQVRTPREKKSCSFERIYFSRGSDRDIYTERKSLGHQLTDKVLKTVDYDLHNTVFSFIPNTAEIAFYGLVDGLHHYLNTVKRHKILSLKNVTEPELSDILSMQPRIEKIALKDAKLRTFITSDRQRDDMVAHVYDTTYGIVKPGDNLVVLDDSIVRGTTLKHSIIKILDRLKPRKIVIVSSAPQIRYPDCYGIDMAKMGDFIAFQAAVELLRKTFRENLLDEVYEKAKAQEDLPDEQIVNVVKEIYKPFTADEVSAKISELLTPAGVNANIEIVFQSIEGLHNACPGHTGDWYFTGDYPTPGGNRVVNRAFMNYMEGKNVRAY, encoded by the coding sequence ATGAGCGATCAGATCAAACACGAGTGCGGCATAGCTCTTATCCGCCTGCTTAAACCCTATCAGTATTATATAGACAAATACGGCACGCCCATGTACGGGCTGAACAAGCTGTATTTGTTAATGGAAAAGCAGCACAACCGGGGGCAGGACGGCGCGGGTGTGGCTACCATAAAATTTGATGTGCCACCGGGTACGCGCTACATAAGCCGCTACCGCTCTACCGATCCGGCTGCAATTAAGGAGATTTTCGGCAAGATCAATACGAAGTTTGAGCATGCGCTGCGCGAACATCCCGACAAGATAACCGATGCGGCCTGGCTTAAGAAAAACGTGGCGTTCAGCGGCGAGTTATTGCTGGGGCACCTGCGCTACGGCACATACGGCGGAAACAGCGTGGAAAACTGCCATCCGTTTCTGCGCCAGAACAACTGGATTACCCGCAATCTGGTGGTGGCCGGCAACTTTAACCTTACCAATGTGGACGAGCTTTTCCACCATTTGGTGGAACTGGGCCAGCACCCCAAAGAAAAAGCCGACACGGTTACAGTGATGGAGAAAATCGGTCACTTCCTTGACCGGGAAGTGGAAGGACTTTTTCAGGAGTTCAAGCGCAAAGGCCACAGCAACGAAGAAATTACCGGACTCATTGCGGAGCACCTTGACATACAGAAGATACTGAAAGACGCCGGCAAGAAATGGGATGGCGGTTACACCATGGCCGGTATGCTTGGTCATGGCGATGCGTTTGTACTGCGCGACCCGAACGGCATCCGTCCGGCGTTCTGGTATGCCGATGAAGAAGTGGTGGTGGTAACTTCCGAACGTCCGCAAATTCAAACGGCGTTCAATGTCTCCATCGACAGCATCAACGAACTGAAGCCGGGACACGCACTTATTATCAAGAAAAACGGCAGCTACGCCGAGAAACAGGTGCGCACACCCCGCGAGAAAAAATCGTGCTCGTTTGAGCGTATTTACTTTTCGCGTGGCAGCGACCGCGATATTTACACCGAACGCAAAAGCCTCGGCCACCAGCTTACCGACAAGGTGCTGAAAACGGTTGATTATGATCTGCACAATACCGTGTTTTCATTCATACCCAATACAGCCGAAATTGCCTTTTACGGTCTGGTTGACGGTTTGCACCATTACCTGAATACTGTAAAACGCCACAAAATACTCTCACTGAAAAATGTGACCGAGCCGGAGCTTTCAGACATCCTCTCCATGCAACCGCGCATTGAGAAAATTGCGCTCAAAGATGCCAAGCTCCGCACATTCATTACCAGCGACCGCCAGCGCGACGACATGGTGGCGCACGTGTATGATACCACCTACGGCATTGTAAAACCCGGCGATAATCTGGTGGTGCTCGACGATTCGATTGTGCGCGGCACTACGCTCAAGCACAGCATTATCAAAATCCTCGACCGTCTGAAGCCGCGCAAAATTGTAATCGTATCATCGGCACCGCAAATTCGTTACCCCGACTGCTACGGCATTGACATGGCCAAAATGGGCGATTTCATTGCCTTTCAGGCTGCCGTAGAATTGCTGCGCAAGACATTCCGCGAAAATTTGCTGGATGAGGTGTATGAAAAAGCCAAGGCGCAGGAAGATTTACCTGACGAGCAGATTGTAAATGTGGTGAAGGAAATTTACAAACCCTTTACCGCCGATGAAGTTTCGGCCAAGATCTCCGAATTGCTTACACCCGCCGGCGTAAATGCCAACATTGAAATTGTGTTCCAGTCTATTGAAGGCCTGCACAATGCCTGCCCCGGCCACACCGGCGACTGGTATTTTACCGGCGATTATCCCACGCCGGGTGGCAACCGCGTAGTAAACAGAGCCTTTATGAATTACATGGAAGGTAAAAACGTGCGGGCGTATTAA
- a CDS encoding T9SS type A sorting domain-containing protein, protein MKNKLTLLAVCSCIALGLSAQRYVNAVTGASAGQINEVIETEWNSGINNPTVLMDKTSGFALMNFNESNGALLAGFGIDLNGGALNRYHPVAMAQVGNMQMVVGQDRDNIYYTLVYSNTGVVLYSFGFAKTNITGINLYQDAIPVDIVYDGGLFCYLLTESTVTSAFSTSVRSFGFLKINVMNGSVNTFAIDASAKTGINKYPNDIEYVDNTHIYVSGVTEFQGTKRFFVDNILTPNNIYQFAYSTSSLTPAHCYVKASGTTLWLSCDMNNSLNSTSPLVLMRVTDTGSGFTVNNASTYNYSMLKIVSVDFRSNYLLIGSTNATNSQPQQFLFNTSTASLTSLSSYSTTGSNVKPYGIYCSASQRIFTALCDNSVNVLYNLRTDVNSTATNCHSSITSLPKSITVPVTTITPAWKLNDPVLMNMTYATVSYLLTQTAQCQTFAQNETESNNQTLSRIGSSSLIAPNPSNDYIQINAAEQKEITQIEIYSFNGQLIERIRPENGTAVTFSTSHLNNGIYLFIIHNNDGTVENRNVAVQH, encoded by the coding sequence ATGAAAAACAAACTGACGTTACTCGCAGTATGCAGTTGCATTGCATTGGGCTTATCCGCCCAGCGTTATGTAAATGCAGTAACCGGTGCATCTGCCGGACAAATTAATGAAGTGATAGAAACAGAATGGAACAGCGGGATCAATAACCCGACCGTACTGATGGATAAAACTTCAGGATTTGCATTGATGAACTTCAATGAATCTAACGGGGCACTTTTAGCCGGATTTGGCATTGACTTAAACGGAGGTGCACTCAACAGATATCATCCGGTGGCTATGGCTCAGGTAGGCAACATGCAGATGGTTGTTGGACAGGACCGGGATAATATTTACTACACGCTGGTATATTCAAATACGGGTGTGGTATTATATAGTTTCGGTTTTGCTAAAACGAATATTACCGGAATCAATTTGTATCAGGATGCGATTCCTGTTGACATTGTTTACGATGGTGGTCTGTTTTGTTATTTACTAACTGAATCGACCGTGACTAGCGCTTTTTCCACCAGCGTCAGATCATTTGGTTTTTTAAAAATAAACGTAATGAACGGAAGTGTGAATACGTTTGCAATTGACGCGTCCGCCAAAACTGGCATCAATAAATACCCCAATGATATTGAGTATGTGGATAATACACATATTTATGTTTCAGGTGTAACTGAATTTCAGGGAACAAAAAGGTTCTTTGTTGATAATATTCTTACTCCAAATAATATTTATCAGTTTGCTTACAGTACATCGAGCTTAACTCCGGCACATTGTTATGTGAAAGCATCGGGAACAACCCTGTGGCTTTCGTGCGATATGAACAACTCCCTTAATTCTACCTCACCGCTTGTATTAATGAGAGTTACAGACACCGGAAGTGGCTTCACGGTAAACAACGCCAGCACGTATAACTATTCCATGCTAAAAATTGTATCTGTTGATTTTCGTTCGAATTATCTGCTGATTGGAAGTACAAACGCCACAAACTCACAACCCCAACAATTCCTGTTCAATACAAGCACAGCTTCATTAACCAGTCTATCCAGCTATTCCACAACCGGATCAAATGTAAAGCCGTATGGAATATACTGCAGTGCTTCGCAACGGATATTTACAGCCTTATGTGATAATTCTGTTAATGTACTCTACAACCTCCGAACAGATGTAAACAGCACAGCAACTAATTGCCACAGTTCGATCACTTCACTCCCAAAGTCGATTACGGTTCCGGTAACAACAATAACCCCTGCATGGAAACTTAATGATCCTGTGCTGATGAATATGACCTACGCTACAGTTAGTTATTTACTTACTCAAACCGCTCAATGCCAGACATTCGCACAAAATGAAACCGAATCGAATAATCAAACACTTTCCCGAATTGGTTCTTCTTCGCTTATTGCCCCTAATCCATCAAACGATTATATTCAGATCAATGCGGCTGAACAAAAAGAAATTACACAGATTGAAATCTATTCTTTCAACGGACAGCTCATTGAGCGTATTCGTCCGGAAAATGGAACAGCTGTTACGTTCTCCACTTCGCACCTGAATAATGGTATTTATCTGTTCATTATTCATAACAACGACGGTACTGTTGAAAACCGGAATGTAGCGGTGCAGCATTAA
- a CDS encoding SDR family oxidoreductase, whose translation MNLDLTGKTALVCGSTQGIGRAAAHELALLGANIVLMARNQESLKQTLAALPGTGHHSYIVADFSQPAQVGAAVQQFVAAGHTIHILVNNTGGPPGGPITDATVDAFVGAFQSHLLCNHLLAQAVLPGMKAAGFGRIINIISTSVKQPLKGLGVSNTIRAAVGNWAKTLSLEVAAHGITVNNVLPGATATQRLHSIIDAKQQKTGRPAEELEAEMLHEIPAARFAQPEEVAAAVAFLASPAAAYINGINVPVDGGRTGSL comes from the coding sequence ATGAATCTCGATCTTACCGGAAAAACAGCATTGGTGTGCGGCAGCACGCAGGGTATTGGCCGCGCGGCTGCGCATGAACTTGCGTTGCTTGGTGCAAACATCGTACTCATGGCGCGCAACCAAGAAAGTTTAAAACAAACGCTCGCCGCGCTTCCCGGCACAGGCCATCACAGCTATATCGTGGCCGATTTTTCGCAGCCCGCGCAGGTGGGTGCAGCGGTGCAGCAGTTTGTAGCGGCCGGTCACACCATTCATATTCTGGTAAACAACACCGGCGGCCCTCCCGGCGGCCCCATTACCGACGCTACGGTTGATGCGTTCGTAGGCGCATTTCAGTCGCACCTGCTGTGCAACCATCTGCTGGCGCAGGCCGTGCTTCCGGGCATGAAAGCTGCGGGTTTCGGCCGCATCATCAATATCATTTCCACCTCCGTAAAACAGCCCCTCAAAGGCCTTGGGGTGTCCAACACCATACGCGCCGCAGTGGGCAACTGGGCCAAAACACTCTCGCTCGAAGTGGCCGCGCACGGCATTACCGTAAACAACGTTTTGCCTGGTGCCACCGCCACACAGCGCCTGCACAGTATTATTGATGCCAAACAGCAAAAAACCGGCCGCCCTGCCGAAGAGCTTGAAGCCGAAATGCTGCACGAAATTCCCGCAGCCCGCTTTGCCCAGCCCGAGGAAGTAGCCGCAGCCGTGGCATTCCTCGCTTCGCCAGCCGCCGCCTACATCAATGGCATCAACGTACCGGTTGACGGCGGCCGCACCGGCTCGCTCTGA
- a CDS encoding T9SS type A sorting domain-containing protein, whose protein sequence is MLHKILVSLAGLFCICYTEANAQSFFSNSGDSIHDNQQTCLPIVVSGLPGSTDSSFGICTVCFSINHANIGNLDVSMVSPAGDTVKLINNQGGTGTSYQGTCLSNSGITQIANGSSPFSNTYIPENSLNYFNTGQNPNGTWFLCVKDEVPTAEGYIVYGAILFCSNPPNDSLAVGPCGILNGNSCVCPDGSSDCDLLPDMTASADIIQAEHTEFPGLLTLSNATPNIGWGPMEIHSSGLCYCDTVSVPCSTTICPDGNPPTEKLLQRIYHKNGASITSYDTLTGATMSYHPTHGHIHINNWSWFTLRTPTSNPDATTWPIVKSGSKVSFCLVNLGDCTNNPGYCRDSAGNILTMNDIPNAPFGEVSGCGMDQGIYTGKLDIYGQALPDMNIDLTGVCNGNYYLVSITDPDNNFIESNNNNNWVAVPVSLNMQSSAITSSFSVSISGSAIIASNNNSDLTGFIWDFGDGHTDTINNPATHTYSAPGTYTITLTQTNPCGSYTTTQTIVITGIEESSDYSQRALKVYPNPTQSVAEITHLQTSAGKCQLSLLNLNGEVVYAQAESNVQRGWNSFTLDFEQLGISQGVYIVRLISDERTLVTRLVYQH, encoded by the coding sequence ATGCTACACAAGATCCTCGTTAGCCTCGCAGGGCTGTTTTGCATCTGCTATACAGAAGCAAATGCACAGTCGTTTTTTAGCAATTCAGGCGACAGTATTCATGATAATCAGCAAACCTGTTTACCTATTGTGGTAAGTGGTTTACCTGGTAGCACCGACAGTAGTTTTGGTATTTGCACCGTGTGCTTTAGTATTAATCACGCCAACATTGGTAATCTGGACGTGAGTATGGTTTCGCCTGCGGGCGACACGGTAAAGCTCATCAACAACCAGGGCGGAACGGGAACAAGCTATCAGGGCACCTGTTTATCCAATTCGGGAATTACACAAATTGCCAATGGTTCGAGCCCTTTTTCAAACACCTACATTCCTGAAAACAGCCTGAACTATTTTAACACGGGGCAGAATCCAAACGGAACCTGGTTTCTATGCGTGAAGGATGAAGTACCCACCGCAGAGGGATACATTGTTTACGGAGCAATTCTCTTTTGCAGTAATCCTCCGAACGACTCGCTTGCCGTTGGGCCTTGCGGAATATTAAATGGTAATTCATGCGTTTGCCCCGACGGAAGCAGCGATTGCGATCTGCTTCCCGACATGACAGCCTCAGCCGATATTATTCAGGCCGAGCATACCGAGTTTCCGGGCTTGCTTACGCTGAGCAATGCCACACCCAATATCGGCTGGGGGCCGATGGAAATACATAGTTCTGGGCTGTGCTACTGCGACACGGTTAGTGTACCCTGCTCAACCACCATTTGTCCGGACGGAAACCCGCCAACCGAAAAACTTCTTCAGCGCATTTATCACAAAAACGGGGCTTCAATTACTTCATACGATACGCTCACAGGCGCTACAATGAGTTATCACCCCACGCACGGACATATACACATCAATAACTGGTCGTGGTTTACATTGCGCACACCTACATCAAATCCAGATGCGACTACCTGGCCGATTGTAAAATCAGGCTCAAAGGTTAGTTTCTGTCTTGTAAATCTTGGTGATTGCACAAACAATCCGGGGTATTGCCGTGACAGTGCGGGAAATATTCTTACCATGAATGATATCCCGAATGCACCCTTTGGTGAAGTAAGCGGCTGTGGTATGGATCAGGGAATTTATACCGGGAAACTGGATATATACGGTCAGGCATTGCCCGATATGAATATTGATCTTACCGGTGTATGCAACGGTAATTATTACCTCGTTTCAATTACCGACCCCGACAACAATTTCATCGAATCAAATAACAACAACAACTGGGTTGCCGTTCCTGTAAGTTTAAACATGCAGTCGTCGGCCATTACCAGCAGCTTTTCCGTTTCAATTTCCGGATCGGCTATCATAGCCTCCAATAACAATTCTGATTTAACCGGATTTATCTGGGATTTTGGCGACGGCCATACAGATACTATAAATAATCCTGCCACACATACTTATTCAGCACCGGGAACCTACACAATTACGCTCACACAAACTAATCCGTGCGGCAGTTACACAACCACGCAAACAATAGTAATTACCGGCATTGAAGAAAGCAGCGACTACAGCCAGCGAGCCTTGAAAGTGTATCCCAACCCCACACAATCGGTTGCCGAAATTACACACCTGCAAACTTCTGCTGGTAAATGCCAGCTTTCGCTACTCAATTTAAATGGTGAGGTAGTATATGCTCAGGCTGAATCAAATGTACAGCGCGGATGGAACAGTTTTACCCTCGACTTTGAACAGCTGGGAATCAGTCAGGGGGTATATATCGTTCGTTTAATTAGTGATGAGCGCACCTTGGTAACACGGCTTGTGTATCAGCACTGA
- a CDS encoding 3-hydroxyanthranilate 3,4-dioxygenase, which yields MLMITRPFNFKVWIEENRHLLKPPVNNKVVYKDAEFIVMVVGGPNSRKDFHYNESEEFFYQLEGDVTVRIQEDGKAVDVPIREGDIFLLPPRVPHNPMRGPNTVGLVMERKRREGEKDGLLWFCEKCNTKLYEEYFVLTDIANQFQGVFSKFYGSEALRTCKACGHVMEPPPVIA from the coding sequence ATGCTCATGATTACACGTCCGTTTAACTTTAAAGTCTGGATAGAAGAAAACCGCCACCTGCTTAAACCGCCGGTAAACAATAAAGTGGTGTATAAAGACGCTGAGTTTATTGTGATGGTGGTAGGCGGGCCGAACTCGCGCAAGGATTTTCACTACAACGAGAGCGAGGAATTTTTCTACCAGCTTGAAGGCGATGTAACCGTGCGCATACAGGAAGACGGCAAAGCGGTGGATGTGCCGATACGCGAAGGCGATATTTTTCTGCTTCCGCCGCGCGTGCCGCACAACCCGATGCGCGGGCCCAACACCGTAGGGCTTGTAATGGAGCGTAAGCGCCGTGAAGGTGAAAAGGACGGACTGCTTTGGTTTTGCGAGAAATGCAATACCAAATTGTATGAAGAGTATTTTGTACTTACTGATATTGCGAATCAGTTTCAGGGAGTGTTTTCGAAGTTTTATGGCAGCGAGGCACTGCGCACGTGCAAGGCCTGCGGGCATGTGATGGAGCCGCCGCCGGTGATTGCGTGA